The Fulvia fulva chromosome 6, complete sequence genome includes a window with the following:
- a CDS encoding (R)-phenoxypropionate/alpha-ketoglutarate-dioxygenase yields MGLRLRHPVGLLRACRRNTSSSSRSFATAIQDGLQVKPIAGSLGAQITGIDLRSITEKQTREVREAWLKHKVIFLRRHELDPGQYLNFARTIGKPSPYPMVPGIEGYPDITHVLKREHETTNFGGIWHSDTV; encoded by the coding sequence ATGGGTCTGAGACTGAGACACCCAGTCGGTCTCCTCCGTGCCTGCAGAAGGAACACCTCCTCATCATCGAGATCATTTGCCACCGCCATTCAAGATGGCTTGCAGGTCAAGCCCATTGCGGGTTCGCTGGGCGCTCAAATCACAGGCATCGACCTGCGCTCCATAACAGAAAAGCAAACACGAGAAGTCCGCGAGGCTTGGCTCAAGCACAAGGTCATCTTCCTGCGAAGACATGAGCTCGATCCTGGACAGTACCTCAACTTCGCCAGGACCATCGGCAAGCCGAGCCCATACCCAATGGTGCCTGGCATCGAGGGCTACCCAGACATCACCCATGTCCTGAAGCGAGAACATGAAACCACCAACTTTGGCGGAATCTGGCATAGCGATACTGTGTAG
- a CDS encoding Alpha-ketoglutarate-dependent taurine dioxygenase, whose amino-acid sequence MATMLLARELPPFGGDTLFANQVAAHEALSEGLKKTLSNLTCVHTSSKAAASKTREDRINDSGHKAEVLISYHPAVRTHPETGKKSLYLNVAHTDRFDGWSTEESAPLLNYLHQHQVKPEFTCRFRWQVGDLAIWDNRVVLHNPVNDYHGYKRSMLRITLAGDKPV is encoded by the exons ATGGCCACTATGCTTCTAGCCCGCGAGCTGCCGCCGTTTGGTGGCGATACGCTCTTCGCGAACCAGGTGGCTGCGCATGAGGCTTTGTCTGAAGGCTTGAAGAAGACGTTGTCGAACTTGACGTGCGTGCACACATCGTCGAAAGCCGCAGCGTCCAAGACTCGTGAGGATAGGATTAATGATTCTGGCCATAAGGCGGAGGTGCTCATATCTTATCACCCGGCTGTGCGGACGCATCCCGAGACTGGCAAGAAGAGTTTGTATTTGAACGTGGCGCATACTGATCGCTTTGATGGATGGAGTACAGAGGAGAGTGCTCCGTTGCTGAATTATCTTCATCAACACCAGGTTAAGCCGGAGTTTACGTGTCGTTTCCGGTGGCAGGTTGGAGATCTGGCGATATG GGATAATAGAGTCGTTCTCCACAATCCTGTTAATGACTATCATGGCTACAAGCGTAGCATGCTTCGTATCACGCTGGCTGGTGACAAGCCAGTTTGA